A single window of Candidatus Hydrogenedentota bacterium DNA harbors:
- a CDS encoding class I SAM-dependent methyltransferase: MPVFTSTAPYYDALASKAGRIERERPLLLRLLREAPGGNVLELACGTGLHALLLAEAGATVLATDLSADMIDYARRVRPHPHITYRVGDMRRIEGGPCDWALCLGNSLSLIATEADLDTVFSGLRAALCPNALCFVQLLNYAAPSAQQPRHRIERATVDGAPVIAVKNLVPDGAHTLLNLSFFVGAGSGRTSVSETAVLRNWTADEISGVAAGQGFSVRETFGSFDGSPYDPANAPDLLILFVRKAA; this comes from the coding sequence ATGCCCGTCTTCACTTCGACTGCGCCGTATTACGATGCGCTCGCGAGCAAGGCGGGCCGCATTGAACGGGAACGCCCGCTGCTTCTGCGCTTGCTGAGGGAAGCGCCGGGCGGCAACGTGCTGGAGCTCGCGTGCGGAACGGGGTTGCATGCGCTGCTGCTCGCCGAAGCGGGCGCGACGGTCCTGGCAACCGACCTCAGCGCGGACATGATCGATTACGCGCGCCGCGTTCGCCCGCATCCTCATATCACGTATCGTGTGGGCGACATGCGGCGGATTGAAGGCGGGCCCTGCGATTGGGCGTTGTGTCTGGGCAATTCGTTGTCGCTCATTGCAACCGAGGCGGACCTCGATACGGTGTTTTCGGGGTTGCGCGCTGCGCTGTGCCCGAACGCATTGTGCTTCGTGCAGTTGCTGAATTACGCCGCGCCTTCGGCGCAGCAGCCCCGCCACCGCATCGAGCGCGCCACCGTGGACGGCGCGCCGGTCATCGCCGTGAAAAACCTGGTTCCCGACGGCGCACACACGCTGCTGAACCTCAGCTTCTTTGTCGGGGCGGGCTCGGGCCGGACGAGCGTCAGCGAGACGGCGGTGCTTCGCAACTGGACCGCGGACGAAATCAGCGGCGTGGCGGCGGGTCAAGGGTTCAGCGTGCGTGAGACGTTTGGCTCGTTTGACGGAAGCCCCTACGACCCGGCCAATGCGCCGGATCTCTTGATATTGTTCGTCAGGAAGGCGGCGTAA
- a CDS encoding ammonia-forming cytochrome c nitrite reductase subunit c552 has protein sequence MPALVVTIVVTALVVFGVTALLVNIFERQQEARNPFFRVVELTDETEDPTVWGKNFPQQYDMYRRTVDMVRTRFGGSEALPRTPDQADPRSVVSQSRIEEDPRLKRMWAGYAFAIDFREERGHAYMLEDQSFTQRHQKPQPGACLHCHASVYLPYKRLGDGDLIRGFERMNAMPYAEARKLVEHPVSCIDCHDPDTMQLRVTRPGFIEGIRAWKASQGVPDYDVNASATRQEMRAFVCGQCHVEYYFKGDEKRLTYPWFGGLLADQILAYYDETGFQDWQHAETGAPMLKAQHPEFEMWNQGIHARSGVACADCHMPYTRVGAMKVSDHHVRSPLLNINHACQTCHKLSEDELRARAENIQSKTFEMRNMAMDALIALIDAIKAGQDAGLPEAQLAQARDYQRRASFLIDFVEAENSTGFHAPQEAARVLFLAMDHLRHGQIALTSSSAVAVRPAQEPAAAPEAMAPPAASAPEMPVPQAEAPAGAAS, from the coding sequence CTGCCCGCGCTTGTTGTGACCATCGTCGTGACGGCTCTGGTCGTCTTCGGGGTGACCGCCCTGTTGGTCAACATCTTCGAAAGGCAACAGGAAGCGCGCAACCCCTTCTTCCGCGTCGTCGAATTGACCGACGAGACGGAAGACCCCACAGTCTGGGGCAAGAATTTCCCGCAGCAATATGACATGTACCGGCGCACCGTCGACATGGTGCGGACCCGCTTCGGCGGCAGCGAGGCGTTGCCGCGCACGCCGGACCAGGCGGACCCGCGGTCGGTCGTATCGCAATCCCGAATCGAGGAGGACCCGCGTCTCAAGCGCATGTGGGCCGGCTACGCCTTCGCGATCGATTTCCGGGAGGAACGCGGCCACGCGTACATGCTCGAGGACCAGTCTTTCACGCAACGGCACCAGAAACCGCAGCCGGGCGCGTGCCTGCACTGCCACGCTTCGGTTTATCTGCCCTACAAGCGCCTCGGCGACGGCGACCTAATCCGCGGCTTCGAGCGCATGAACGCGATGCCCTACGCGGAAGCGCGCAAGCTGGTCGAGCACCCCGTGTCCTGCATCGATTGCCACGATCCGGACACCATGCAGTTACGCGTGACGCGGCCCGGCTTCATCGAGGGCATCCGTGCGTGGAAGGCGTCGCAGGGCGTGCCCGATTACGACGTGAACGCGTCGGCCACGCGCCAGGAGATGCGGGCTTTCGTATGCGGCCAATGCCATGTCGAATACTACTTCAAGGGCGACGAAAAGCGCCTGACCTACCCGTGGTTCGGCGGCTTGCTCGCGGACCAGATTCTGGCGTATTACGACGAGACCGGTTTCCAGGACTGGCAACACGCCGAAACTGGCGCGCCCATGCTCAAGGCGCAACACCCCGAGTTCGAAATGTGGAACCAAGGCATCCACGCGCGTTCCGGCGTCGCGTGCGCCGATTGTCACATGCCCTACACCCGCGTGGGGGCGATGAAGGTCAGCGACCACCACGTGCGCAGCCCGTTACTGAATATCAACCACGCGTGTCAGACCTGCCACAAGCTGTCCGAGGACGAACTGCGCGCGCGCGCCGAAAATATCCAGTCGAAGACATTTGAAATGCGGAATATGGCAATGGACGCGCTCATCGCGCTTATCGACGCGATCAAGGCCGGTCAGGACGCGGGGTTGCCCGAGGCGCAGCTCGCGCAGGCGCGCGATTATCAGCGCAGGGCCTCGTTCTTAATCGATTTTGTTGAGGCGGAAAACTCGACCGGTTTCCATGCGCCGCAGGAGGCCGCGCGCGTGCTGTTCCTGGCCATGGACCATCTGCGGCACGGGCAAATCGCGCTGACCTCGTCGTCCGCGGTTGCCGTGCGGCCGGCGCAAGAGCCTGCCGCCGCGCCCGAGGCCATGGCGCCGCCCGCGGCCAGTGCGCCCGAAATGCCTGTACCCCAGGCCGAGGCTCCGGCCGGGGCGGCATCCTAG
- the nrfH gene encoding cytochrome c nitrite reductase small subunit, whose protein sequence is MKRNAVIGAALVSCVVTGALMGVGGYTFLYAKGASYLTNDPAACANCHIMRDHYDAWRKSSHHAVAVCNDCHTPHNFFGKYYTKARNGYHHSMAFTTGWFHEPIQITPVNKAITEEACRYCHQDIVEAMDSSLAHAEQVSCIACHRSVGHMELD, encoded by the coding sequence ATGAAAAGAAACGCTGTGATCGGAGCGGCGCTGGTTTCGTGTGTCGTGACGGGCGCGCTCATGGGCGTTGGGGGCTACACGTTCCTATATGCCAAGGGCGCCTCGTATCTGACCAACGACCCGGCCGCCTGCGCCAATTGCCATATCATGCGCGACCATTATGACGCGTGGCGCAAGTCGAGCCATCACGCGGTGGCCGTCTGCAACGATTGCCACACGCCCCACAACTTCTTCGGAAAGTACTATACGAAGGCGCGTAACGGCTATCACCACTCCATGGCCTTCACGACGGGCTGGTTCCATGAGCCCATCCAGATCACGCCGGTGAACAAGGCCATCACGGAGGAAGCGTGCCGGTATTGTCATCAAGACATTGTCGAGGCGATGGACTCGAGCCTGGCGCACGCGGAGCAGGTGTCCTGCATCGCGTGCCATCGTTCGGTCGGCCATATGGAATTGGACTAA
- a CDS encoding 4Fe-4S ferredoxin has product MKMMRKIVQIDERLCNGCGKCVPSCAEGALVIENGKARLVADRCCDGLGACLGECPTGAIQVIEREAEPFDETLAPAPAAAPRGHACPGAQSRVLAGTPAAAPASVEKKPSALGNWPVQIRLVPPGAPWLQGAHLLVAADCVPVASPAFHDTLLAGKVVVLGCPKFDPAGEYAHKFGEIFSGSEIARVTVAVMEVPCCQGLPRIVQAGMAMAGKAVPMNVAVIGFDGAVRETRQAGGPP; this is encoded by the coding sequence ATGAAGATGATGCGGAAAATTGTGCAAATCGACGAGCGCCTGTGTAATGGCTGCGGGAAATGCGTGCCCTCGTGCGCGGAGGGTGCGCTCGTGATTGAAAACGGAAAAGCGCGGCTGGTGGCGGACCGTTGTTGCGACGGGCTCGGCGCGTGTCTCGGCGAGTGTCCCACCGGCGCGATTCAGGTCATCGAGCGTGAAGCCGAACCCTTCGACGAAACGCTCGCGCCCGCGCCGGCTGCCGCGCCGCGCGGCCACGCCTGCCCCGGCGCGCAATCGCGCGTACTGGCAGGGACGCCCGCGGCGGCGCCGGCTTCCGTTGAAAAGAAGCCGTCGGCGCTGGGCAACTGGCCGGTCCAGATTCGTCTTGTCCCGCCGGGCGCCCCGTGGCTGCAAGGCGCGCATCTGCTCGTGGCGGCGGATTGCGTGCCCGTGGCGAGCCCCGCGTTTCACGATACGCTGCTCGCGGGCAAAGTCGTCGTGCTTGGCTGCCCCAAGTTCGACCCCGCGGGCGAATACGCGCACAAGTTCGGCGAGATCTTCTCCGGGTCTGAAATAGCGCGCGTGACGGTCGCGGTTATGGAAGTGCCCTGCTGTCAGGGGCTGCCGCGCATCGTGCAGGCCGGCATGGCGATGGCGGGAAAGGCCGTGCCGATGAACGTGGCGGTCATCGGATTCGACGGCGCCGTTCGCGAGACGCGGCAGGCCGGGGGCCCGCCTTGA
- a CDS encoding glycosyltransferase family 2 protein yields MVQLRVLITAYNRADFLNRCIASALRDANEMLDIRVLVMDNGSTDETSEVAASFGERVQVQRTPDNRHIVEVLNRGMTTLLADGAATHVLVMNDDTELAPGSAECLVAASDARPCSLFTPLQLNFREPGRIDNNAYKHILRARELIEDAVLGRPLRQTYPLPTIIGAAIFARRDVWELVGEFDPLFWFYGIDDDLCARARWLGCEILLAPGAYLYHAHGKLSEPPGPRDTRAVFHRWRNETQARYLFLLKDPHHGLSRNVLRMLAAATGTSLACAMAPWPRGAWHALNIAAHCLARLPRIAATRRRHFDPARRRAQDE; encoded by the coding sequence GTGGTTCAGCTTCGCGTCCTTATCACCGCGTACAATCGCGCCGACTTCCTGAACCGGTGTATTGCGTCCGCGCTGCGCGACGCAAACGAGATGCTCGATATCCGCGTGCTTGTGATGGACAACGGCTCTACGGACGAAACGTCTGAAGTGGCCGCGTCGTTTGGCGAGCGCGTGCAGGTGCAACGCACTCCCGATAACCGTCACATTGTCGAGGTGCTGAATCGCGGCATGACGACGCTCCTGGCTGATGGCGCCGCGACGCATGTGCTCGTGATGAACGACGACACGGAACTTGCCCCTGGGTCGGCCGAGTGTCTTGTAGCCGCTTCCGATGCGCGTCCCTGCAGCTTGTTTACGCCGCTGCAACTCAATTTCCGCGAGCCGGGCAGGATAGACAATAACGCCTACAAACACATACTGCGGGCGCGCGAGCTTATCGAAGACGCGGTACTCGGCCGGCCGCTGCGCCAGACCTACCCGTTGCCCACCATTATCGGCGCGGCCATTTTTGCGCGCCGGGACGTCTGGGAACTGGTGGGCGAATTTGATCCCCTGTTCTGGTTCTACGGTATCGACGACGACCTGTGCGCACGCGCGCGCTGGCTGGGTTGTGAGATTCTGCTTGCCCCCGGAGCGTATCTGTATCACGCGCATGGCAAACTCAGCGAGCCGCCCGGGCCGCGGGACACGCGCGCCGTCTTTCACCGCTGGCGGAATGAAACGCAGGCGCGGTATCTTTTTCTGCTCAAGGATCCGCACCACGGCCTCTCCCGCAATGTGTTGCGCATGCTGGCCGCCGCAACCGGGACGAGCCTCGCCTGCGCCATGGCGCCGTGGCCCCGAGGCGCGTGGCATGCCTTGAACATCGCCGCGCACTGCCTCGCCCGGCTGCCGCGTATCGCGGCAACGCGCCGCCGTCACTTCGATCCCGCGCGCCGTCGCGCGCAAGACGAGTGA
- a CDS encoding alpha-mannosidase — protein MRVAFPFTLLLALTAAASAPPEPPPAEENGGGETGTPAIARGLTFVGHAHIDLAYRWRWNETVSWITRDTFLGVLEVMRQEPGLTFVQSQMALYDAVMRAYPDLYREIKAEIAGGLWAPVAGMWSEPDVIFPSGESFIRQRLAGAQFLRQEFGLPPDAVMWVPDSFCGHAGTLPAILGRCGIKYYVLMRGAPPDMPVFWWESRDGTRILAYSLPLPYDFELGKLTPRVLRGMEDWFKHACGVQNAMVLFGTGDHGGGPRMKDVERKRALERTANGPAVSYGRPETYFREHVDPHGGAFPVHRGSLGALEGMPFLSQAGLKQLNRQCEHLLLTAEKFAALGACYQCKPSYPRVDFAEVWKRLLFNQFHDIIAGTSNGRACDDARAELTWVLAEGQALLDQGIEHIAGRIDTRGDGIPLVVFNPLSWDRTDVVEAVIRCVEPVDTLALRDKDGVEMPYQVLGLDAERRQWRILLLVEQAPSLGYKTVRAYPGQTPAFETALRASVTALENEYLRVNLTETGTVAGIFDKTANREMLSGEGNVFSLMREGNVSSSWMAVFDGSEKELEAAGAPRLVETGPVRAVLRRAFHSEDSTFDVDVVLCAGAPRVEFVFNADWHDRDATLLVRFPTVVNGGAGAVELPYGFEEAASDGTRRCAHNWVDLSNTDCGVSLLNDGRYEFYLEGASLRMGVLRGAHDMDPRMDEGAHRLRYALYPHAGPWRDAGTVRQAYALNNPLIAAQEPHHDGRLGDYLSRSNDYALPPELSFFRVSHPDVMVSVVKMPQAEWTSDGEIVVRLVETSGRAASCVLTTPFRLLRAIETDHLEQTTLRDVEAKDNAVPFEFAPGEVKTVILRHGAVNTVIENVPPA, from the coding sequence ATGCGCGTAGCATTCCCCTTCACACTGCTGTTGGCGCTGACGGCCGCGGCCAGCGCCCCCCCCGAACCGCCGCCGGCCGAGGAGAACGGCGGCGGGGAAACCGGGACTCCCGCGATCGCGCGCGGCCTGACGTTCGTGGGGCACGCGCACATCGACCTTGCCTACCGCTGGCGCTGGAACGAGACGGTGTCGTGGATCACGCGGGACACGTTCCTGGGCGTCCTGGAGGTGATGCGGCAGGAACCCGGCCTGACTTTCGTGCAGAGCCAGATGGCGCTCTACGACGCGGTCATGCGCGCCTATCCGGACCTGTACCGCGAGATCAAGGCAGAGATAGCCGGGGGCCTCTGGGCACCGGTCGCCGGCATGTGGTCGGAGCCGGACGTGATCTTCCCGTCGGGCGAATCGTTCATCCGGCAGCGGCTCGCCGGCGCGCAGTTCCTGCGCCAGGAATTCGGCTTGCCGCCCGACGCCGTGATGTGGGTGCCGGATTCGTTCTGCGGTCACGCGGGCACGCTTCCGGCCATTTTGGGCCGGTGCGGCATCAAGTACTACGTCCTCATGCGGGGGGCGCCGCCGGACATGCCGGTCTTCTGGTGGGAAAGCAGGGACGGCACGCGCATCCTGGCCTATTCGCTGCCCCTGCCGTACGATTTTGAACTAGGCAAGCTGACGCCGCGGGTGCTGCGCGGGATGGAGGACTGGTTCAAGCACGCATGCGGCGTGCAGAACGCAATGGTGCTCTTCGGCACGGGGGACCATGGCGGCGGGCCGCGCATGAAGGACGTGGAACGGAAGCGCGCGCTGGAACGGACGGCCAACGGCCCCGCGGTCAGCTACGGCAGGCCGGAGACGTATTTCCGGGAACACGTCGACCCGCACGGCGGCGCATTTCCCGTGCATCGCGGCTCGCTGGGCGCCCTGGAAGGCATGCCGTTCCTCAGTCAGGCCGGGCTCAAACAGTTGAACCGCCAATGCGAGCACCTGCTGCTGACGGCGGAGAAATTCGCGGCCCTGGGTGCGTGCTACCAGTGCAAGCCCAGTTATCCGCGTGTCGATTTCGCCGAGGTTTGGAAACGCCTTCTGTTCAACCAGTTTCACGACATCATCGCGGGCACAAGCAATGGCCGGGCGTGCGACGATGCGCGCGCGGAACTGACGTGGGTGCTCGCGGAAGGCCAGGCGCTGCTGGACCAGGGTATCGAGCACATTGCCGGGCGCATCGACACGCGCGGCGACGGGATTCCGCTGGTTGTTTTCAATCCCCTCTCCTGGGACAGAACCGATGTCGTCGAGGCGGTTATCCGCTGTGTGGAGCCCGTGGACACGCTTGCGCTCCGCGACAAAGACGGCGTCGAAATGCCGTATCAAGTGCTGGGCTTGGACGCGGAGCGCAGGCAGTGGCGCATTCTCCTTCTGGTTGAGCAGGCGCCGTCCCTCGGGTACAAGACGGTTCGGGCATATCCCGGCCAGACCCCCGCGTTCGAGACGGCGCTCCGTGCGTCCGTCACGGCGCTCGAAAACGAGTACTTGCGCGTAAACCTCACGGAGACCGGCACGGTGGCCGGCATATTCGACAAGACCGCGAACCGCGAGATGCTGAGCGGGGAGGGCAACGTGTTCAGCCTGATGCGCGAGGGCAACGTGAGTTCTTCCTGGATGGCCGTTTTCGACGGCAGCGAGAAAGAACTCGAGGCGGCGGGCGCGCCACGGCTCGTGGAAACGGGGCCGGTACGGGCCGTGCTGCGCCGTGCATTCCATTCCGAAGATTCGACCTTCGACGTGGATGTGGTCCTTTGCGCGGGCGCGCCCCGGGTCGAATTCGTCTTCAATGCGGACTGGCACGACAGGGACGCCACGCTCCTCGTGCGTTTTCCAACGGTGGTGAACGGCGGCGCGGGGGCCGTCGAACTGCCGTACGGTTTCGAGGAGGCCGCGAGCGATGGAACACGCCGCTGCGCGCACAATTGGGTCGACCTCTCGAACACAGACTGCGGCGTGAGCCTGCTGAACGACGGCCGGTACGAGTTCTACCTGGAGGGCGCATCTCTGCGCATGGGCGTACTGCGCGGCGCGCACGACATGGACCCGCGCATGGACGAAGGCGCGCACCGGTTACGGTACGCGCTGTATCCCCATGCCGGACCCTGGCGCGACGCGGGCACGGTGCGCCAGGCGTACGCGCTGAACAATCCGCTCATCGCGGCGCAGGAGCCGCACCACGACGGGCGCCTCGGCGACTACCTTTCCCGCAGCAACGATTACGCGCTGCCGCCGGAATTGTCCTTCTTCCGCGTGTCGCACCCGGACGTCATGGTGTCCGTGGTCAAGATGCCGCAGGCGGAGTGGACGTCGGACGGGGAAATAGTGGTCCGGCTCGTGGAGACCTCGGGCCGTGCGGCGTCGTGCGTGCTGACCACGCCGTTCCGGCTGCTGCGGGCCATCGAGACGGACCATCTCGAGCAGACGACCCTGCGCGACGTGGAAGCCAAGGACAATGCGGTCCCGTTCGAGTTCGCGCCGGGAGAGGTCAAGACGGTCATCCTGCGGCACGGCGCCGTGAATACCGTGATCGAGAACGTCCCGCCAGCATAG
- the rhaM gene encoding L-rhamnose mutarotase, with amino-acid sequence MQRAVFTMKLKPGCAAEYRKRHREIWPELLEALRNAGMRSYGIYLEELTGTLFAVQELADNHTMAELPQQEIMQRWWAHMADLIDTNADNSPLCRPLEPVFHMGHEPPPQRAE; translated from the coding sequence ATGCAGCGTGCGGTTTTTACCATGAAGCTGAAACCAGGATGCGCGGCGGAGTACCGGAAGCGGCATCGGGAAATCTGGCCGGAATTGCTGGAGGCGTTGCGGAATGCCGGGATGCGCTCCTACGGCATCTATCTCGAAGAACTGACAGGCACGCTCTTTGCCGTCCAGGAACTGGCGGACAACCACACCATGGCGGAACTGCCGCAACAGGAAATCATGCAGCGCTGGTGGGCGCACATGGCAGACCTCATCGATACGAACGCCGACAATTCGCCCCTGTGCCGGCCGCTGGAACCGGTGTTCCACATGGGCCATGAGCCGCCGCCGCAACGCGCCGAATAG
- the fbaA gene encoding class II fructose-bisphosphate aldolase, whose protein sequence is MPVVDHAAYCGMLDRALTGRFACPAINVLQVDTLNAAIEGFAAADSPGIVQVSLAAGRCASGRINDAVLGAVSLAEHAHRIAARYAVPIAVHTDHCPTEKVDEFLRPLIAETARRRARGEPNLFQSHMYDGSGLPLKENLKHAVELLRLCRDNEIILEVEAGVVGGEEDGIRGAGAANKQLYTTPEDMLKVYETLSEVEGARFMLAATFGNVHGVYKPGHVQLRPEILRAGQQAVMAKHGPDARMWLVFHGGSGTSGAEIRQTIEYGVVKMNVHTDTQYAFSRAVADFMFKHYDGVMRIDGEVGVKQDYLASTWLEKGREAMAARVVEACRVLGSAGRSGAS, encoded by the coding sequence ATGCCTGTCGTTGACCATGCGGCCTATTGCGGGATGCTGGACCGGGCACTAACCGGGCGTTTCGCCTGTCCCGCCATCAACGTGCTGCAGGTCGACACGCTCAATGCCGCCATCGAGGGTTTCGCGGCGGCGGACAGCCCCGGAATCGTGCAGGTTTCCCTCGCCGCGGGCCGCTGCGCCTCGGGGCGGATAAATGACGCCGTGCTGGGCGCGGTCTCGCTCGCGGAACACGCGCACCGCATCGCCGCGCGATACGCTGTGCCCATCGCGGTGCACACCGACCACTGCCCCACGGAAAAGGTCGACGAATTCCTGCGCCCGCTCATCGCGGAGACGGCGCGCCGCCGCGCGCGAGGCGAGCCGAACTTGTTTCAGAGCCACATGTACGACGGCAGCGGTCTGCCGTTGAAGGAAAACCTCAAACACGCCGTCGAACTGTTGAGACTGTGCCGCGACAATGAAATCATCCTCGAAGTCGAGGCCGGCGTCGTCGGCGGCGAGGAGGACGGCATCCGCGGCGCCGGCGCGGCGAACAAGCAGTTGTACACCACGCCGGAGGACATGCTGAAGGTCTACGAGACGCTGAGCGAGGTGGAAGGCGCGCGGTTCATGCTGGCCGCGACGTTCGGCAACGTGCACGGCGTTTACAAGCCGGGTCACGTGCAATTGCGGCCCGAGATCCTCCGGGCGGGGCAGCAGGCGGTAATGGCGAAGCACGGCCCGGACGCGCGGATGTGGCTCGTGTTCCACGGCGGGTCCGGCACCTCCGGCGCGGAAATCCGCCAGACCATCGAATACGGCGTCGTGAAGATGAACGTTCACACGGATACGCAGTATGCGTTCTCGCGCGCCGTGGCCGATTTCATGTTCAAGCATTACGACGGCGTCATGCGCATCGACGGCGAGGTCGGCGTGAAACAGGACTACCTCGCGAGCACGTGGCTCGAGAAGGGCCGCGAGGCCATGGCCGCGCGCGTGGTCGAGGCGTGCCGCGTGCTCGGCAGCGCGGGAAGGAGCGGGGCATCGTGA